In Deinococcus sp. Leaf326, a genomic segment contains:
- a CDS encoding type II secretion system F family protein, producing MLGTALARQSQIFEQVNASLVDTHVQKGTLAEWFDERGGQYEKHAVLQQKIQAQLTPPLLAVCFALVCFALMLTLCAPQLRLLLP from the coding sequence GTGCTAGGAACAGCCCTCGCCCGGCAATCCCAAATTTTCGAGCAGGTCAACGCTTCTCTGGTCGATACCCATGTCCAGAAGGGCACTCTCGCCGAATGGTTCGACGAACGCGGTGGCCAATACGAGAAACACGCTGTTCTGCAGCAAAAAATCCAAGCGCAACTCACCCCACCCCTGCTGGCGGTCTGTTTCGCCCTCGTGTGCTTCGCACTGATGCTGACCCTGTGCGCGCCTCAACTCCGCCTCCTGCTTCCCTGA
- a CDS encoding type II secretion system F family protein, whose protein sequence is MPNFAYSGFNPQGAVKGVITAKDKAAALADLKEKNITAKSLAVASPLSQNIKLRDPLPSGTDMSLLCSQLALMDRAGVNLLETMTSLLQTTANQKLKDALHDIRDGVSRGQEFPIALGRHPLIFDKSFVALVKAGIRTNTLSTTLDRVSTMYERNVKVTQEVRGALVQPAITIAIAIAVVILLSIMVIPQMQGMLEGLNVALPPLTKIILGFSAVVRGPIGLLLLAVIVAAVIFVQRYIKTDQGKTNFDKFVLRIPKIGDLVLLGSLSRVNRTLATLLSNGIAKNEAIGIAAEASGNRVLEDVLLLGRKSVERGDHLYTVLEAHPKLFPATITGMVRTGESKGELSEMLDRVSDFYERQVETDARNLTKYIEPFMIVFLGVIVGGLVLAVMLPLSEVIKNLST, encoded by the coding sequence ATGCCCAACTTTGCCTACAGTGGCTTCAATCCCCAGGGTGCGGTTAAAGGCGTCATCACCGCAAAAGACAAGGCGGCCGCCCTGGCCGATCTGAAAGAGAAGAACATCACCGCCAAGAGTCTCGCAGTCGCCAGCCCCCTGAGCCAGAACATCAAGCTGCGAGATCCTCTTCCCAGCGGCACTGACATGAGCCTCCTCTGTAGCCAGCTCGCCCTGATGGACCGGGCCGGCGTCAACCTGCTCGAAACCATGACGTCTCTCCTCCAGACCACTGCCAATCAGAAGCTCAAAGACGCCCTGCATGACATTCGAGACGGCGTTTCCCGTGGTCAGGAATTTCCTATCGCCCTCGGCCGACACCCCCTGATCTTCGACAAATCCTTCGTCGCGCTCGTCAAAGCTGGGATTCGCACCAACACCCTATCGACGACGCTCGACCGCGTGAGCACCATGTACGAACGCAACGTCAAGGTGACCCAGGAAGTCCGCGGTGCGCTCGTTCAGCCCGCGATCACCATCGCCATCGCCATTGCCGTCGTGATCCTGCTGTCCATCATGGTGATTCCCCAGATGCAGGGCATGCTGGAGGGTCTCAACGTCGCCCTCCCGCCCCTGACCAAGATCATCCTCGGCTTCTCGGCCGTCGTGCGAGGGCCCATTGGCCTCCTCCTGCTCGCCGTCATCGTCGCGGCCGTCATCTTCGTCCAGCGCTACATCAAGACCGATCAGGGCAAGACCAACTTCGATAAGTTCGTGTTGCGTATCCCTAAAATTGGCGATCTGGTCCTCCTGGGCAGCCTCAGCCGCGTCAACCGGACGCTCGCCACCCTCCTGAGCAACGGCATCGCCAAAAACGAGGCCATCGGTATCGCCGCCGAAGCCAGCGGCAACCGCGTCCTCGAAGACGTTCTCCTTCTCGGCCGCAAGAGCGTCGAGCGCGGCGATCACCTCTATACCGTGCTCGAAGCCCACCCCAAACTGTTCCCCGCCACCATCACCGGCATGGTCCGAACCGGGGAATCCAAAGGTGAGCTCTCCGAAATGCTTGACCGCGTTTCGGACTTCTACGAGCGGCAAGTCGAGACGGACGCCCGCAACCTGACCAAGTACATCGAGCCGTTCATGATCGTCTTCCTAGGCGTCATCGTCGGCGGCCTGGTCCTGGCCGTCATGCTCCCACTCAGTGAAGTCATCAAGAACCTGAGCACCTGA
- a CDS encoding prepilin-type N-terminal cleavage/methylation domain-containing protein — translation MTQNPHPYQGHNVPVNQNRPHHEGMREEGFTLVEILIVIAIIGILAAVLVGNFSGSLRTGNRTAAKAHGYQVSLAIQQWLSQSPVRTVSSLTGLNCAQGYALISTGPQANNALASGQLGWKAPTGSITCSIAQGTSARTALVTTKVTGDSKTFVNGEAQ, via the coding sequence ATGACCCAGAATCCACACCCCTATCAGGGGCACAACGTACCGGTCAACCAGAACCGCCCACACCATGAAGGCATGAGAGAGGAGGGATTTACCCTGGTCGAGATTTTGATCGTCATCGCCATCATCGGCATCCTGGCCGCCGTTCTCGTGGGGAACTTCAGCGGATCCCTCCGGACAGGCAACCGTACAGCTGCCAAAGCCCACGGCTATCAGGTCAGCCTTGCGATCCAGCAGTGGCTCAGTCAGTCTCCAGTCCGCACCGTAAGTAGCCTGACCGGGCTGAACTGTGCGCAGGGCTATGCCCTCATCAGCACAGGCCCACAGGCCAACAACGCCCTGGCGAGTGGCCAGCTGGGCTGGAAGGCTCCGACCGGGTCCATCACGTGCAGCATCGCCCAGGGCACCAGTGCCCGCACCGCGCTCGTCACGACCAAAGTCACGGGCGACAGCAAGACCTTCGTCAATGGGGAAGCGCAGTGA
- a CDS encoding prepilin-type N-terminal cleavage/methylation domain-containing protein, with protein sequence MNTSGYTLIEVLIVIGILALVMALVVSRLSRPSDPVAPFAAGMVSYLNSVAADASSREQGACVSLHEGQIVTTPALTPAPLLLPQGVTVNLPEFCYDAKGRVSTAQRLTVASDDASTTADVLIDPGYGNARLGVN encoded by the coding sequence GTGAATACCTCCGGCTACACCCTGATCGAGGTCTTAATCGTCATCGGCATCCTGGCGCTGGTCATGGCCCTGGTCGTCAGCCGCCTCAGTCGCCCGAGCGACCCTGTGGCGCCCTTCGCCGCCGGCATGGTGAGTTACCTCAACAGCGTTGCCGCCGACGCCTCCAGCCGTGAGCAGGGCGCGTGCGTGAGCTTGCACGAGGGACAGATCGTCACCACGCCAGCCCTGACACCGGCGCCACTGCTCCTGCCCCAAGGGGTGACAGTAAATTTGCCAGAGTTCTGTTACGACGCCAAAGGCAGAGTTTCTACAGCGCAACGCCTCACCGTCGCGTCAGACGATGCCTCCACCACCGCCGACGTCCTGATCGACCCGGGCTACGGCAACGCCCGCCTGGGAGTGAACTGA
- a CDS encoding prepilin-type N-terminal cleavage/methylation domain-containing protein: MRTQAHRQAGFTVIEVLVAFVVLSIGIGMIIQNNIALTEINSRAEVQSLQATAAEALAERYAAQSLPTGSTIQGNVSAAVPLRDLDNERDRAVWNVLAYTVARPSTDRVTITVSRRDIPNDSNALVIEVTP; encoded by the coding sequence ATGCGCACTCAGGCCCACCGCCAGGCCGGCTTCACGGTCATCGAGGTCCTCGTGGCCTTTGTCGTCCTGTCCATCGGGATCGGCATGATCATCCAAAACAACATCGCCCTGACCGAAATCAACAGCCGAGCAGAAGTGCAGTCCCTCCAAGCCACCGCCGCCGAAGCTCTCGCCGAGCGTTACGCCGCCCAGAGCCTCCCCACCGGGTCCACCATCCAGGGCAACGTCAGCGCCGCGGTCCCCCTCCGCGATCTCGACAACGAGCGGGACCGTGCCGTCTGGAACGTCCTGGCCTACACCGTCGCCCGTCCTTCCACCGACCGCGTCACCATCACGGTCTCCCGCCGGGACATCCCCAACGACTCCAATGCCCTCGTCATCGAGGTCACCCCCTA